In the Magnolia sinica isolate HGM2019 chromosome 15, MsV1, whole genome shotgun sequence genome, one interval contains:
- the LOC131227703 gene encoding cytochrome P450 98A2-like, which translates to MDEQGIEFKAIVSNGLKLGASLAMAEHIQWLRWMFPLEEEAFAKHGARRDRLTKAIMDEHTVAREKSGAKQHFVDALLTLQEKYDLSEDTIIGLLWDMITAGMDTTAVSVEWAIAELIKNPRVQEKAQEELDRVIGFNRVMTESDFPNLPDLQCVAKEALRLHPPTPLMLPHKATANVKIGGYDVPKGSNVHVNVWALARDPAMWKDPLQFRPERFLEEDIDMKGHDFRLLPFGAGRQVCPGAQLGINLVQSMLGHLLHHFQWTPPEGVKADEIDMSENPGLVTFMQTPLEAVPIPQLPAQLYKRVAVVM; encoded by the exons ATGGACGAGCAAGGGATCGAGTTCAAGGCAATAGTCTCAAATGGGTTGAAACTCGGTGCATCGCTCGCTATGGCCGAACACATTCAATGGCTTCGGTGGATGTTCCCACTGGAGGAGGAGGCGTTCGCGAAACATGGGGCCCGCAGGGACCGACTCACCAAAGCTATCATGGATGAACACACGGTCGCACGAGAAAAGAGCGGTGCGAAGCAACATTTCGTCGATGCGTTGTTGACACTCCAGGAGAAGTATGATCTTAGCGAAGACACAATCATTGGACTGCTTTGG GACATGATCACAGCAGGCATGGACACTACTGCGGTATCAGTTGAGTGGGCCATAGCAGAGCTGATCAAGAACCCAAGAGTACAAGAGAAAGCCCAAGAAGAGTTGGACCGAGTCATCGGGTTCAATCGAGTGATGACTGAGTCAGACTTCCCAAACCTCCCCGACCTGCAATGCGTGGCTAAGGAGGCTCTACGGTTGCACCCACCAACACCCCTCATGCTCCCCCACAAGGCCACTGCCAACGTCAAGATCGGCGGCTAcg ATGTTCCCAAAGGCTCCAACGTACATGTGAACGTGTGGGCCCTTGCACGTGACCCAGCCATGTGGAAAGATCCACTACAGTTCCGCCCTGAGCGATTCCTTGAGGAGGACATCGACATGAAGGGTCACGATTTTCGGCTACTACCGTTTGGAGCTGGCCGTCAGGTTTGCCCTGGGGCCCAGCTGGGGATCAATCTGGTCCAGTCGATGCTGGGCCACCTCTTGCATCattttcagtggaccccaccagaaggGGTGAAGGCTGATGAGATTGACATGTCAGAGAACCCAGGGTTGGTTACATTCATGCAGACCCCACTGGAAGCGGTCCCAATCCCACAGCTGCCTGCACAGCTCTACAAACGTGTGGCTGTGGTTATGTGA